Genomic window (Arcobacter aquimarinus):
ACATTATTCACATCATCTTTTGATTTTGCTATAACATTTCCATCTATAGTCGTTTTCGTATCACAACCACTAAATAAAATACCAATAAAAACTAAAATAACTAATATATTTTTTCTCATTTTTCCAACCTTGATAACTCTTGTAATAAATCTTTTGCTTCTTTTTCATCAAAAAAGATATTCATTGATAATTCATAATTTACTTTTTTTAGAAACTTAATTTTTTCTACTCTTTGTAAATTACTATCATTTTTATACTCTTCTAATATAGCTAAAAGCTCAGCTTTATAAGATTCAACTAATTCCTCTTTCTTTAAGGCTTTTGGTTTATAAACATTACTGTTTTTTCTCTTAAAAAATATAAAAACTAACGTAAATAAAGCACTTAATGTTAAAGCTAATAGATATTCCATTATTTACTTCTTGCTATTGCTTTTGCCTCTTTTGCAATTTTTTCAGCATTTCTTGATACTTCTAAAATTTTTGCAACCGTTGCGTTAAAATCTACTTCATTTTCTAGTTTTTCAATTCTTTCCAAAACATTTCTATAATCAATATGCCCTATTACTCTTAAAACTCCTGAAGAATTTATGATATGTTTAATAAGTTTTAAATCTTTCCAGTTATAAGTAATTTGTGAATTTATATACTCTTTGTAATCATTTACTATTTCTGTTTCATTTTTTACAAAAGCTAAATCTAAATCAATATCTTTACTCTTACCAAAAAAATTAAAATAAAGACTTTGCAAATGATTTTTATCTTTTAAATTTACAATATAATCATAAACCTTTTGTTTTTCATCTGTTTTTAAAACATAAGCCAAAATGGCAATTGAAATTCTTTCTTTTTCACTACAAAATAACTCTTCTATTTTCTTATTTAAAGCATAAGATAAAACTTTTGAAGAGTTTTTATCTAGTTTTTTAATAAATTTAAATAATTCTAAATTAAAAGTAAAACTAAATTTGTTTATCTCATTTTCTAAGGGTTTTAAAATAACTAAAGGATTTGATAAACTATTTGCATAAGAGACTAAAAAGTCTATATTTTCCGCTTCTGATTGAGTAAATCTAACATTTTTATAATAGTTTTCTATCTGTTTTAATAAATTATCTTCTAATAAAGAGATAGATTTTTCTTCGTAAAATTTGCATAATTCCTCTATATCATATTTCTTTGTATTTTTACTTATCAAAGAAAAATTTGAAGATATTTTTTTATATGCTTCAATTTTTTGTTTTATATCAAAATCTTTAGTTAGATCTAATCCTTTAGTTAAAATATCCTCTTTTGAAAGATTTAGTTTATTAGCAATTTCAAGCCCTCTTTTTGAGATTTCATCTGCTATTTTTGATAATTTTTGCTCAAATTCAGAAAAATTAGAAACTTTTGTAATATTTGAAATAAGTTTTGAAAGTTCAGCTTTTTTAAAACTATCTCTAATAAAATATCCTACTATTAATATCACAACGAATAAAAGCAATAACACTGAATAAAAACTACTTGAATCTTGTGAATAAACCAAAGCTAAATCATAATTTGATTGCTTTAATAGAGAAAAAAAGTTGCTAATATTTTCTAAAAATGACATTTTTTACCTTATTTATAAATTTCTGCTTCTACTAAATCAAATAAATCTTTTTGAGATAAAGTAGTTAATCTCTTACCATTTACAAATATAGTAGGAGTACCTCTAACACCCAATTCTTGAGCATCATTTTTATCTGTATTTATAATTTCATCAATTTCTGGATTTTTGAAATCCTCTTTTAATTTATTCATATCCAATCCATCAATTTGTGCTAAAAAGTCCCATAATAATTCTGGTTTTTCATTATCATGTTGAGCCCACAAAGGTTGTTTTTCAAAAATTATACTTAATACTTCTTCGTATTTATTCTGCTCTCTTGAAGCTTCAAGAAGTTTTATAGCAAATTTTGAATTTTTATGATTTGGGATATATTTCACAACAAGTTGAATATCTTCATGATAATCTTTATATAACTTTCTTAATATTGGATGAAATAAAGCACAAGATTCACATTCAGGATCTACAAATTCAACAACAGAAATATTTTTTTTGTTATCACCAAATTTAATAGAATAATCTCTTGTTAATAAATCACTTTTACTTAGAACCTCTTTTTCATCTTTTACAGCTTCGTTTCCTTTATAAAAAAAAGCTAAACCTACGAATACCACAATTAATAAAACTAACGAACCTAAAACTAAACTTTTGTTTTGCATCTACCTTTTCCTTTTTGACATAATTAATAAAATAAGAATGATAGTATAAGCAAAAAAAGATAACAAAGGGATAGTAATAAACCCAAACCAATTTAAATAATCAACAGAACAAGGTATTCCTTGTACACAAGGTGACAAATTTTCAGGAATTATTTTTAGTATTAATAAATTATGATAAATTGAAAATACTAATCCAATAATAACCAAAGGAAAAGAGTATTTATATATCTTATCATCAGGATATAAAAGATTTACTAAAAATATAAAAACTAAAGGGTACATAAATATTCTTTGATACCAACACAATGAACAAGGAACAAAATTCATAATTTCTGAAAAAAATAGGCTTCCCAAAGTAGCAATTAAAGATACTAAAAAAGCCAAAAAAATAAAGGTCAAACTCAAAGAGTCTGACCTAGAAGAAGAATTTAAAGACATAAAAATTAAGCTCCTCCACCAACTTCAGCATTTAACTCGCCATGAAGAGTGTTTCTTGGAATAGAATCACATAAAGCAATAGATTCATTTAAAGCTTTTAAAAATTCTTCAATATTTTCATAAGGAATCTCTACTTCAGAAGATTTTGTTTTTCCCCCTGAATAAATAGCAATACTTACAACTGGACTACTATACTCACCATAAGGCTTTTCTACATGCTCAATTCTAACTGTATCAGATGTTGAATGAGCTAGTTTAAATGTTTTAACTTCAATATGTTTAGCTGGCATAATAAACTCCTTTTTTTAGATAATTTTATTGTAACAAAAAAAAGTAGCATAAACAAAACATTTTTAACTATTTTATTGAAGTTGCAGTCAAAAATAGATAATTTTTTCCTGTCAAAGTCACTCTATACTTTTTTTGTTGTAAATATTTCTTACAAAAATAGACATCTTTATATAAAATAGATTGTTCACTATATGAATAATTTGGTGCTTTTGCCCCATAAATAACTTCACCATTTATCCATCTACAATTTGGAAAACCTAAAATTATAGAACCTTTATCTTCTAAGTGATTTTGAATTAAATCCATAAATAAAAGTTTAAAATTTAGTCCTGAACTTTGTAAAGTACCAATAGAAATAATTAAATCTGCTTTTTTTAATTTCAATTCTTTTAAATTATTTATATCATGAACAAAAAATTTAAAATTTTTGTAAGGAAATCTATTTTTTGCATATTCTATTGCACTTATTGAATAATCAATTCCAGTAAAATTAATAGTTTTAAAACAATCCTCATTTATCAATTTTTTTATAACTTCAAATTCATCTGCTTTATTTATTCCTAAATTCAAAATTTCTTTTTTATCTTCAATTTTTACATTTTTCAAAGCATTTACATAACTATTTAAAAATGAAGCATCTTCATTTTTATTTATTCTAAAAAATGTTGAATTTTCACCATATTTTTCATTATTATTATTTACATCATTATGAAAAGAATCAAATTTATCTAACTTATCAAACTTTATAATCATCGTATTTTCATTTATACTTTCTACATTTAAGCTACAAAAAAACAACTCTGCTAAATCTGTCCAAGTTTTAAAACTTCTATAAATATATTCTTTATTTTCAAAAATATATTTTTCCCCTAAATATATATTTTTTTCAATATTTGGATTTAGCACTTCAAGTAAAATTTGATTTTTTATTTTTAATTCTTCTTCTAAATAAAAAATAATTTCAAACATTGATTCATTAACAAATCTTTTCATTTATTCTCTTTCTTTTTTTATTATTTTATAATTTTAAATTTAATTGATTAAAATCAACTAAAAAATGGTAAAATTATCCTTCATTTATCACAAAAGGAAACTGCATTGAGATATATTATCTTGGGACTTATAATGGCTGGATTATTCCAAGTATTTTTTTGGATTACAAAAGATAATCGAGTATCATTAGTTGAAACTCTATCAGAAAAAATAGAATCATTATCTTATTCACCATACAAAGGTTACAATAAACAAGTTCTATCACCAAGTGAGATAGAAGATGATGTAAATATGTTATCACATATTACAAATAAAGTAAGAACTTACTCTACTATGGATGCAAAAGTAATTTTAGAAGAAACTTCTAAAATCAATTTACCTGTAGATTTAGGTATTTGGTTGAGTGGTGATCATAAAGAAAATCACCTTGAAATAGAAAGAGCTATTAAATTACTTCAAAAATATCCTAATAATATTGAAAATGTAATAGTAGGAAATGAAGTTCTTTTAAGAGCAGACATAAATGAAATAGAGTTATTTGCTTATATTGATTTTATGAGAGAGTTTACAAATAAACCTATAACAAGTGCTGAAACATGGGATGTTTGGGAAAGAGTTCCAGAACTTGCTAATCACGTTGATTTTTTAACTATCCATATTTTACCTTATTGGGAAAAAGTTCCAATTGAACAATTTAATTCTTTCCTTATTGAAAAATATAATGTTGTGAAAAATATTCATCCAAATAAAAAAATAACTATTGGAGAAACTGGTTGGCCAAGTCATGGATATAATAATAATAGTGCTGTACCAAGTTTAAAAAATCAAGCTACTGCTATTAGAAGCTTTATAAACTTAGCTCAAGAGAACAATTGGTCTTATAATATAATTGAAGCTTTTGATCAACAATGGAAAGGTTATGATGAAGGAAATGTAGGTCAATATTGGGGAATTTTCACATCAGATAGAACATTAAAATTTTATTTAAGTGGTGATATTGAAATCAATGAAAATTGGTTATATCAAATGATTGCTGCTATTATAATTGGAGCTTTGATTACTTTATATGGTTTAAAAAATCAAAGATTAAATATAAGTCATGCTCTTGCTTACGCTGTTGCTGCTCAAGGTATGGCATTTGGTATAGTTATGGCAGTAATTTATCCATTTACAAACTATATGAATTTTGGTATGTGGGTTATGTGGGGGATGGGAACATTTTTAATGATTCCTTTAATTATTATTACTCTTGCAAAAGCAAATGAATTATTTAGAAATTCTATTGGAATTGCTCCTCAAAGATTAGTTCCTCTTGATTTAAAATCAGATAATATTCCTTTTGTCTCTATTCATGTTCCAGCTTATAAAGAACAGCCTCATGTATTAGAAGAGACATTAAGAGCATTAGCTAAACTTAAATACACAAATTATGAAGTTTTAGTAATAATAAATAATACTCCAGAAGAGTTTTACTGGAAACCAATTGAAAAATTATGTAAAGAATTAGGCGATAAATTCGTATTTATGAATATTACTTGTACAGGATTTAAAGCTGGTGCTTTAAATGCAGCATTAGAGCAAACAAACAAAGAAGCCGAAATAATTGCTGTAATTGATGCTGATTATGTTGTTGAATCGTCTTGGCTAGTAGATTTAGTTCCTTTATTTGATGATCCTAAAGTTGCAATTGTTCAAGCTCCTCAAGATCATAGAGATGGAAATGAATCAATTATAAAAGCAGCAATGAATGCTGAATATGCAGGATTTTTCGATATTGGTATGATTGATAGAAATGAAGAAAATGCTATTGTTGTTCATGGAACTATGGTTATGGTAAGACTTAGTTCTATGATGGAAGTTGGTGGTTGGGGAACTGACACAATTGTTGAGGATAGTGAATTAGGTTTAAGACTATTTGAAGCGGGATATATCGCTCACTATACAAATAGAAGATATGGTTATGGATTACTTCCTGATACTGTTGAAGCATTCAAAACACAAAGACATAGATGGGCTTATGGAGCTATTCAAATTCTTAAAAAACACTGGAAAGAGTTTAAACCTTCAGCTAATAAACTTACTTCTAGACAAAAAAATAAATTTGTTGCAGGATGGTTTTTCTGGTTAAGTGATGCAATGGGTCCTGTTATGGCTGTTATGAATATTATTTGGGTTCCTGTTATTATTTTTGTTGGAGTTACGATTCCAACAATTCCATTAACTATTCCTATTATTACAGCATTTTTAGTAAATATTTTACATACATTTATTTTATATAGAATGAAAGTAAAAGCAAGTTTAAAAGATACTTTTTTAAGTTCAATCGCATCTATGAGTTTACAACTTATTATTTTTAAAGCTGTATTTGATGGATTTGTAAAAGATGGTCTACCATTTAAAAGAACTCAAAAAGGTGGAAAAGCGAAAAAAGCAAGTGATAATCCAATAAAACATGAGACTATTTTAGCAATTTTATTATTAACTTCATTTTTTGGTCTTATTTTCACAAACCATTCAGGAATTGTAGAAATTTATGTTTTTGCAGCAACTATATTCATTCAGAGTATTCCTTACATCTCAGCTATTATTATGAGAAGATTGGAACTTTATTCTATCAAAAATCAGAAGTCTTAAAACTTCTGATTTTAAAACTAATCTATTGGTACTACTGGATTTAAACTAGAAGTATTATTTAAAAAATGTCTATGTTTTTCAAACTGATCAATTATATCTGTTGCTATCACATCTTCATCATATCCATAAATATCATAAGCTTTGTTTCCATCTTGTAAAAGAACTTCGGCTCTTGCATATTTTTTTTGCATCTTAGTAGGATTAACTGATTCAGGATAAGCATAACTTGGAGTATCATAATTTTTTGCTCTAACTTCATAAATAAAATCAAAATCATCAGAATGTTCAACTCTTATAATTGAAATTGCATTTAGCTTATCATTTGAAACTTCAACATTCCAAGAATATTTAGAAAGTTCATTTTTTACTAAATTCATTGCATTTATAACATCTTCATTTATAAATCTCTTTGTTTCTTTAACTTTTGGAAATTCGATGATTCTACTCAATCTTGCTTGCCATGTTCCACTTATTTTTCCATGACGACCTGCATTCATATGATGTTGTAAACTCTCATTTCTAATACTTTCTAAACTCAAAGCTTTATACATCCCCCAACAAGCAATTAACATAACAAAAACAAAAGGCAAAGCCATGATTATAGAAGCTGATTGTAAAGCTTGAAGTCCTCCTGCTAGTAATAGTGCAATTGCAACTACTCCTTGACTTATAGCCCAAAATATTCTTTGCCAAACTGGATTATTTACTTTTCCTCCTGAAGCTATTGTATCCACAACTAAAGAACCTGAATCAGATGATGTCACAAAAAATGTAACAACTAAAATAATTGCAATAATTGATACAAAACTTGAAAAAGGAAAATGTTCTAAAAATTTAAAAAGTGCTGTTGAAACATCAGCTGAAACAGCAGTTGATAAAATGGTAAAACCTTCATTCATAATAGAATATAAAGCACTATTTCCAAATATAGTCATCCAAATAAAAGTAAAACCAACAGGTACAAATAAAACTCCAATAACAAATTCTCTAATTGTTCTTCCTCTTGAAACTCTTGCTATAAACATTCCAACAAATGGAGCCCAAGCTATCCACCAAGCCCAATAAAATAGAGTCCAAGAACTCATCCATGAAGAAGTTGTATCATACGAGTATTGATTAAAAGTCATAAATACAATATTTGATAAATATGAACCAATATTTTGTATCAAAGTATTTAGTAAAAAAAATGTAGGTCCTGCTAAAAATATAAATAAAAGTAAAAAGCCTGCTAAATAAAGATTTAATTCAGATAATCTTTTAATACCTCCATCTAAACCTAAAATAACTGAAATAGTTGCAATTGCTGTAATTAATGCAATTAAAATAATTTGAGTAGTAATTCCAACAGGTATTTCAAAAAGATAGTTTAATCCTGAATTTATTTGCAATACTCCAAATCCCAAAGAAGTAGCAACTCCAAAAACTGTTCCTAAAACTGCTATTGTATCAACACTATGCCCTATTTTTCCATAGATTTTATCTCCAATTAAAGGATATAAAGCTGACCTAATAGATAAAGGTAATCCATGTCTAAAAGAAAAATATGCTAAAACCAATCCAACTATTGCATAAATTGCCCATGCGTGTAATCCCCAGTGAAAAAACAAAATATTCATTGCCATTTTTGCTGAATCAATACTTTGAGCTGTTCCAACAGGAGGAGAAACATAGTGCATTACAGGTTCTGCCACACTCCAAAACATAAGTCCTATTCCCATTCCAGCTGAAAAAAGCATAGCAAACCATGAAAGATTACTATAGGTAGGTTTTGATTGATCTGGTCCTAATCTAAATTTTCCAAAAGGAGAAACAGCTAAAAAAAGTGCAAATAAAGTAAAAATACCTACACCTAACATATAAAACCAACCAAATTTATCTGCAACAAAATTCCTAACATTTGTAAAAACTTCATTTGCAATTTGAGGCTCTAAAATAGTAAAACTTACTAATGCTATTATAAAAATAACAGAAGGTATAAATACTGGTTTTAAAATTGTGATTTTAAAATTATTTTCCATCTTTTTCCTTTTCATTTTCATTTTCTAAATCTTGTCTTGGGTCTAACTCCACAACTACACTTCCTGAAGCTACTGGAATATTTACAAAAATACTCATATCATCATCTGCCACTCGTTTTTTTGATAAAGAGTAAAATCCTAAAAATAATCCTAAAATAGCAAAAATTAAAAAGATAAATTCTAAATAATAAAAAAGTCCTATACCTAAAATAATAGGAGCAATAAAAGAACCTAAGCCATAAGCAAAAAGTAATGTCCTACTTATCTCAACTATATCTTTGTTTTCATCTACCACATCATTTGCTCTTGCAAGAGATAAAGGATAAATACTAAAAATAGAGAAACCAAGAAAAATTCCTAAAAAATAAATATAGTTATCCAATAAGTGTGAAGACAAAAAAAGTAAAGATATAAAAAAGATATAAAAACCACTATAAGCTATGATTTTTCTTCTCCCATATTTATCAGACAAAAGTCCAATTGGCCATTGTGAAATCAATCCTCCAATTATCGAACAAGCCATAAAAAGAGATACTACTTCAATAGATGAATATTTTTGCATTAAATAAATAGGTACCATTGTAAAAAAACCACCAACAAAAAATCCACCAATAAAACTTCCGGTAAGTGCTAGAGGAACTACACTATAGAGTTTTGGAAAACTATATTTCTCAAAAGGTTTTAAAATTGGTTCTTTTATTTTTGTCATAGAGATAAAAAGAACTGAAAAAAGAATCAAAACTGAACCTAATATAAAAATTATATAAGTTGTATCACCTTTGATATTTAAAAAAACTTGTCCAAGTGCAGTAGCTAGATAAAAAATAATTGTATAAATAGCAAGTATTTTTCCTCTGTGAGTATGGCTAGATTTTTCGTTTAACCAACTTTCGATGATTATTAAAAGTGCATAAAAAGCAAAACCAGAGACAAAACGTAAAAATGCCCATAGATATTCATTAAAAAA
Coding sequences:
- a CDS encoding disulfide oxidoreductase, which gives rise to MSLNSSSRSDSLSLTFIFLAFLVSLIATLGSLFFSEIMNFVPCSLCWYQRIFMYPLVFIFLVNLLYPDDKIYKYSFPLVIIGLVFSIYHNLLILKIIPENLSPCVQGIPCSVDYLNWFGFITIPLLSFFAYTIILILLIMSKRKR
- a CDS encoding DsbA family protein — its product is MQNKSLVLGSLVLLIVVFVGLAFFYKGNEAVKDEKEVLSKSDLLTRDYSIKFGDNKKNISVVEFVDPECESCALFHPILRKLYKDYHEDIQLVVKYIPNHKNSKFAIKLLEASREQNKYEEVLSIIFEKQPLWAQHDNEKPELLWDFLAQIDGLDMNKLKEDFKNPEIDEIINTDKNDAQELGVRGTPTIFVNGKRLTTLSQKDLFDLVEAEIYK
- a CDS encoding MFS transporter, with the protein product MNENINTNSYIDKFSLSPVSSLFFAIAFLAIGYGMILTFVGVYLKELGLNDAVIGLINASFFLGAIGSSIFSQKIISSVGHIRSFATFASLMVISFLIQSLFFNEYLWAFLRFVSGFAFYALLIIIESWLNEKSSHTHRGKILAIYTIIFYLATALGQVFLNIKGDTTYIIFILGSVLILFSVLFISMTKIKEPILKPFEKYSFPKLYSVVPLALTGSFIGGFFVGGFFTMVPIYLMQKYSSIEVVSLFMACSIIGGLISQWPIGLLSDKYGRRKIIAYSGFYIFFISLLFLSSHLLDNYIYFLGIFLGFSIFSIYPLSLARANDVVDENKDIVEISRTLLFAYGLGSFIAPIILGIGLFYYLEFIFLIFAILGLFLGFYSLSKKRVADDDMSIFVNIPVASGSVVVELDPRQDLENENEKEKDGK
- a CDS encoding class I SAM-dependent methyltransferase, producing the protein MKRFVNESMFEIIFYLEEELKIKNQILLEVLNPNIEKNIYLGEKYIFENKEYIYRSFKTWTDLAELFFCSLNVESINENTMIIKFDKLDKFDSFHNDVNNNNEKYGENSTFFRINKNEDASFLNSYVNALKNVKIEDKKEILNLGINKADEFEVIKKLINEDCFKTINFTGIDYSISAIEYAKNRFPYKNFKFFVHDINNLKELKLKKADLIISIGTLQSSGLNFKLLFMDLIQNHLEDKGSIILGFPNCRWINGEVIYGAKAPNYSYSEQSILYKDVYFCKKYLQQKKYRVTLTGKNYLFLTATSIK
- a CDS encoding BCCT family transporter — its product is MENNFKITILKPVFIPSVIFIIALVSFTILEPQIANEVFTNVRNFVADKFGWFYMLGVGIFTLFALFLAVSPFGKFRLGPDQSKPTYSNLSWFAMLFSAGMGIGLMFWSVAEPVMHYVSPPVGTAQSIDSAKMAMNILFFHWGLHAWAIYAIVGLVLAYFSFRHGLPLSIRSALYPLIGDKIYGKIGHSVDTIAVLGTVFGVATSLGFGVLQINSGLNYLFEIPVGITTQIILIALITAIATISVILGLDGGIKRLSELNLYLAGFLLLFIFLAGPTFFLLNTLIQNIGSYLSNIVFMTFNQYSYDTTSSWMSSWTLFYWAWWIAWAPFVGMFIARVSRGRTIREFVIGVLFVPVGFTFIWMTIFGNSALYSIMNEGFTILSTAVSADVSTALFKFLEHFPFSSFVSIIAIILVVTFFVTSSDSGSLVVDTIASGGKVNNPVWQRIFWAISQGVVAIALLLAGGLQALQSASIIMALPFVFVMLIACWGMYKALSLESIRNESLQHHMNAGRHGKISGTWQARLSRIIEFPKVKETKRFINEDVINAMNLVKNELSKYSWNVEVSNDKLNAISIIRVEHSDDFDFIYEVRAKNYDTPSYAYPESVNPTKMQKKYARAEVLLQDGNKAYDIYGYDEDVIATDIIDQFEKHRHFLNNTSSLNPVVPID
- a CDS encoding glycosyltransferase family 2 protein — protein: MRYIILGLIMAGLFQVFFWITKDNRVSLVETLSEKIESLSYSPYKGYNKQVLSPSEIEDDVNMLSHITNKVRTYSTMDAKVILEETSKINLPVDLGIWLSGDHKENHLEIERAIKLLQKYPNNIENVIVGNEVLLRADINEIELFAYIDFMREFTNKPITSAETWDVWERVPELANHVDFLTIHILPYWEKVPIEQFNSFLIEKYNVVKNIHPNKKITIGETGWPSHGYNNNSAVPSLKNQATAIRSFINLAQENNWSYNIIEAFDQQWKGYDEGNVGQYWGIFTSDRTLKFYLSGDIEINENWLYQMIAAIIIGALITLYGLKNQRLNISHALAYAVAAQGMAFGIVMAVIYPFTNYMNFGMWVMWGMGTFLMIPLIIITLAKANELFRNSIGIAPQRLVPLDLKSDNIPFVSIHVPAYKEQPHVLEETLRALAKLKYTNYEVLVIINNTPEEFYWKPIEKLCKELGDKFVFMNITCTGFKAGALNAALEQTNKEAEIIAVIDADYVVESSWLVDLVPLFDDPKVAIVQAPQDHRDGNESIIKAAMNAEYAGFFDIGMIDRNEENAIVVHGTMVMVRLSSMMEVGGWGTDTIVEDSELGLRLFEAGYIAHYTNRRYGYGLLPDTVEAFKTQRHRWAYGAIQILKKHWKEFKPSANKLTSRQKNKFVAGWFFWLSDAMGPVMAVMNIIWVPVIIFVGVTIPTIPLTIPIITAFLVNILHTFILYRMKVKASLKDTFLSSIASMSLQLIIFKAVFDGFVKDGLPFKRTQKGGKAKKASDNPIKHETILAILLLTSFFGLIFTNHSGIVEIYVFAATIFIQSIPYISAIIMRRLELYSIKNQKS